The Buttiauxella selenatireducens genome has a window encoding:
- a CDS encoding NCS2 family permease: MSQPQSTPAANPGLLERVFKLREHGTTARTEVIAGLTTFLTMVYIVFVNPQILGAAGMDTQAVFVTTCLIAALGSILMGIFANLPVALAPAMGLNAFFAFVVVGAMGISWQVGMGAIFWGATGLLLLTIFRVRYWMIANIPVSLRVGITSGIGLFIGMMGLKNAGIIVANKDTLVSIGNLTSHSVLLGALGFFIIAILASRNIHAAVLVSIVVTTLLGWMMGDVQYHGIVSAPPSVLSVVGQVDLAGSLNIGLAGVIFSFMLVNLFDSSGTLIGVTDKAGLADEKGKFPRMKQALYVDSVSSVAGAFIGTSSVTAYIESSSGVSVGGRTGLTAVIVGLLFLLVIFLSPLAGMVPAYAAAGALIYVGVLMTSSLSRVKWDDLTEAVPAFITAVMMPFSFSITEGIALGFISYCVMKLGTGRWREISPCVIVVALLFILKIVFIDAH, translated from the coding sequence ATGAGCCAACCACAATCTACTCCGGCTGCAAATCCGGGGCTGCTCGAGCGCGTGTTTAAACTGCGCGAACACGGCACCACGGCACGCACAGAAGTGATCGCCGGTCTTACGACCTTCCTGACGATGGTGTATATCGTTTTCGTCAACCCGCAGATCCTTGGCGCCGCTGGTATGGATACCCAGGCCGTTTTTGTCACCACCTGTTTGATTGCCGCATTAGGTAGCATCCTGATGGGTATTTTCGCCAACCTGCCAGTCGCACTGGCACCAGCGATGGGCCTGAATGCGTTCTTCGCCTTTGTGGTTGTTGGCGCAATGGGGATTTCCTGGCAAGTGGGTATGGGCGCCATTTTCTGGGGTGCCACAGGTCTGCTGCTGCTGACCATTTTCCGCGTGCGTTACTGGATGATTGCCAATATCCCGGTGAGCCTGCGCGTAGGCATTACCAGCGGTATTGGTCTGTTCATCGGGATGATGGGCCTGAAAAACGCCGGGATTATCGTTGCGAACAAAGACACTCTGGTGAGCATCGGCAACCTGACTTCCCACAGCGTGCTGCTGGGTGCATTGGGCTTCTTTATCATCGCAATTCTGGCCTCGCGTAACATTCACGCCGCTGTGCTGGTTTCCATTGTGGTCACTACGCTGTTGGGTTGGATGATGGGCGATGTGCAATACCACGGTATTGTTTCTGCACCACCAAGCGTACTTTCAGTGGTAGGCCAGGTTGATTTAGCCGGTTCGCTGAACATTGGTCTGGCAGGCGTCATCTTCTCCTTTATGTTGGTTAACCTGTTTGACTCCTCCGGTACGTTGATTGGCGTAACAGACAAAGCCGGGCTTGCCGACGAAAAAGGTAAATTCCCGCGCATGAAACAGGCGCTGTATGTTGATAGCGTATCTTCTGTTGCGGGCGCGTTTATCGGGACATCGTCTGTTACCGCGTATATCGAAAGTTCTTCTGGCGTGTCTGTCGGTGGGCGTACTGGCCTGACGGCGGTGATCGTGGGCTTGCTGTTCTTGCTGGTTATCTTCCTGTCGCCACTGGCAGGCATGGTTCCGGCATATGCCGCAGCAGGCGCTCTGATTTACGTTGGCGTGTTGATGACATCCAGCCTGTCTCGTGTGAAGTGGGATGACCTGACGGAAGCGGTTCCAGCGTTCATTACTGCCGTAATGATGCCATTTAGCTTCTCAATCACCGAAGGTATCGCACTGGGCTTCATCTCTTACTGTGTGATGAAACTCGGCACTGGTCGCTGGCGTGAAATCAGCCCATGCGTGATTGTCGTAGCGCTGTTGTTTATCCTGAAGATTGTGTTTATCGACGCACACTAA
- the yieH gene encoding 6-phosphogluconate phosphatase: MSRIDAVFFDCDGTLVDSEVICSKAYVHMFAQNGIELALEEVHKTFKGIKLYEIIDTINAQHGVNFAKEELEKIFRAEVSRLFDSELVEIEGAAALIAQIKVPMCIVSNGPVSKMQHSLGKTGMLGHFPDKLFSGYDIKAWKPDPAIMFHAADAMRVDVKNCVLVDDSMAGAQSGIAAGMDVFYFCADPHNKPIDHPKVTTFTDLAQLPELWRARGWDITE; encoded by the coding sequence ATGTCCCGGATAGATGCGGTGTTCTTCGACTGCGATGGTACGCTGGTTGATAGTGAGGTTATTTGCTCCAAAGCCTACGTGCATATGTTTGCGCAAAACGGCATTGAACTTGCGCTTGAGGAAGTTCATAAAACCTTCAAGGGGATCAAGCTCTACGAGATCATCGACACTATCAATGCCCAACATGGCGTGAACTTCGCAAAAGAAGAGCTGGAGAAAATTTTTCGCGCAGAAGTTTCGCGACTTTTCGACAGCGAACTCGTGGAGATTGAAGGTGCTGCAGCGCTCATTGCGCAAATCAAGGTGCCGATGTGTATCGTTTCTAATGGCCCGGTCAGCAAAATGCAGCATTCGCTGGGCAAAACAGGCATGCTCGGTCATTTCCCGGACAAACTGTTTAGCGGTTATGACATCAAGGCATGGAAACCCGATCCGGCGATCATGTTCCATGCCGCCGATGCGATGCGCGTGGATGTGAAAAACTGTGTGCTGGTGGATGATTCGATGGCTGGAGCGCAATCCGGTATTGCCGCAGGAATGGACGTTTTCTACTTCTGCGCCGATCCGCATAACAAGCCAATTGACCATCCGAAAGTAACGACCTTTACCGATTTGGCGCAGTTGCCGGAATTATGGCGCGCGCGTGGTTGGGATATTACGGAATAA
- a CDS encoding PTS sugar transporter subunit IIA: MLKTLLTTEVVQVVEKAKDWRDAVAISCRPLIENGSIEPRYVEAIYRSHEAIGPYYVVGPGIAMPHARPEEGANKLSLALTLITSGVNFDADENDPVKLLIVLAATDSTSHIEAISQLAQLFDNEQDIQAILQAKTTQDILSVIARY, encoded by the coding sequence ATGTTAAAAACACTATTAACCACAGAGGTTGTACAGGTCGTAGAAAAGGCTAAAGACTGGCGCGATGCCGTGGCTATTTCATGCCGTCCGCTGATTGAGAACGGTTCGATCGAACCGCGCTATGTCGAGGCTATCTACCGCTCACATGAAGCCATCGGCCCGTACTATGTGGTTGGCCCAGGTATTGCGATGCCCCATGCACGTCCGGAAGAAGGTGCAAACAAACTCTCTCTGGCACTGACGCTTATCACTTCAGGCGTGAATTTCGATGCCGATGAAAACGATCCGGTGAAGTTGTTGATTGTGTTAGCGGCAACCGACAGCACCAGCCACATTGAAGCGATTTCTCAACTCGCCCAATTATTCGATAACGAACAAGACATTCAGGCCATTTTGCAGGCCAAAACAACGCAAGACATTTTGTCCGTCATTGCGCGCTATTAA
- a CDS encoding RamA family antibiotic efflux transcriptional regulator: MTISAQVIDTIVQWIDDNLHQPLRIDVIADHAGYSKWHLQRLFMQYKGESLGKYIRERKLLLAARDLRDTDNKVYDISLRYGFDSQQTFTRIFTRTFNQPPGRYRRENHSQSQ; this comes from the coding sequence ATGACAATTTCCGCTCAAGTTATCGACACCATTGTTCAATGGATTGATGACAATTTGCATCAACCATTACGTATTGATGTTATTGCCGATCATGCGGGTTATTCGAAGTGGCACCTGCAACGATTGTTTATGCAGTACAAAGGCGAGAGTCTTGGGAAGTACATTCGCGAGCGTAAACTGTTGCTGGCGGCGCGTGATTTACGCGATACCGATAACAAGGTTTACGATATTAGTCTGAGGTACGGTTTTGATTCGCAGCAGACGTTTACGCGCATTTTTACGCGTACGTTCAACCAGCCGCCGGGTCGATATCGCCGGGAAAATCATAGCCAGTCACAATGA
- a CDS encoding PTS sugar transporter subunit IIB encodes MKITVVCGNGLGTSLMMEMSIKSILKDLAVSADVDHVDLGSAKGTPSDIYVGTKDIAEQLVAQSVAGKIVALDNMIDKKAMKERLSVALTELGAL; translated from the coding sequence ATGAAAATTACAGTGGTTTGCGGTAACGGTTTAGGCACCAGTCTGATGATGGAAATGAGCATTAAAAGCATTCTGAAAGATCTGGCAGTCAGCGCTGATGTTGATCATGTTGACCTCGGCTCAGCTAAAGGCACACCGAGCGATATTTATGTCGGCACCAAGGACATTGCCGAGCAACTCGTCGCACAGTCCGTCGCAGGGAAAATCGTTGCTCTGGACAACATGATCGACAAGAAAGCCATGAAAGAACGTTTGTCCGTGGCATTAACCGAGTTAGGCGCACTGTAA
- a CDS encoding LacI family DNA-binding transcriptional regulator has product MEKMRKRRGTGRVTLQEVANYAGVGTMTVSRALRTPEQVSDKLREKIEQAVEELGYIPNRAAGALASGHSDTVAVLIPSLTDKASSRFMQSLQQVLNKNEFQLLLGCHEHNQHKEAEILMTLLQSNPAALVIFGSQLAEKTYQILEKTNIPTINVVGSPFSQARITLETAFFEASHKLTEHLLDQGYKNIGFIGAHMDNRLQRQQLNGWHKAMLSRYQNSDQVITTPDAASLQFGRYALTEILQRQPELDAVICSHEEIALGIMFECQRRLLKIPGNIAVACLDGSDSCDQTHPTLTSIRIDYKKMGKDAGKLLIELLNDERDDELDESRVEQFSYQIELRQST; this is encoded by the coding sequence ATGGAAAAAATGCGTAAGCGTCGTGGTACCGGACGAGTCACGCTGCAAGAAGTCGCCAATTATGCGGGTGTTGGAACCATGACGGTTTCCCGGGCGTTGAGAACGCCGGAGCAGGTTTCCGACAAATTGCGCGAGAAGATAGAACAAGCAGTGGAAGAATTGGGTTATATCCCCAATCGGGCTGCGGGCGCGCTGGCTTCTGGTCACAGCGATACGGTCGCCGTGCTGATACCTTCTCTGACCGATAAAGCCAGTTCGCGCTTTATGCAGTCATTACAGCAAGTACTGAATAAAAATGAGTTCCAGCTACTGCTTGGTTGCCATGAACATAATCAGCATAAAGAAGCTGAAATTTTAATGACGTTACTGCAAAGCAATCCGGCTGCACTGGTGATTTTTGGTTCTCAGTTGGCAGAAAAAACCTACCAGATTCTCGAAAAAACCAATATTCCCACCATTAACGTCGTCGGTTCCCCTTTCAGCCAGGCGCGAATTACGCTTGAAACGGCATTTTTTGAGGCGTCACATAAACTGACCGAACATCTGTTGGATCAGGGGTATAAGAATATCGGTTTTATCGGTGCGCACATGGACAACCGCTTACAGCGCCAGCAACTGAACGGCTGGCATAAAGCGATGCTGAGTCGTTACCAGAATTCCGACCAGGTGATCACCACGCCGGATGCCGCTAGCTTGCAGTTTGGCCGTTATGCATTGACCGAAATATTACAACGCCAGCCAGAACTGGATGCTGTGATTTGCAGCCATGAGGAGATTGCGCTAGGCATCATGTTTGAGTGCCAACGGCGCTTGCTGAAAATCCCCGGAAATATCGCGGTGGCTTGTCTCGACGGCTCGGACAGTTGCGATCAAACGCATCCGACGCTGACCTCAATCCGTATTGATTATAAAAAAATGGGTAAAGATGCGGGTAAGCTACTGATTGAGCTGTTGAATGATGAGCGGGACGACGAATTAGACGAATCGCGAGTTGAGCAATTCAGCTACCAGATTGAATTGCGCCAGAGTACTTGA